In one Gemmatimonadaceae bacterium genomic region, the following are encoded:
- a CDS encoding FAD-dependent monooxygenase, which produces MDRENEIQVLIVGAGPTGLALALWLARFGVRIRIVDKTSDVAPISRALGVHARTLEFYRQLGFANEAIAEGVVMQSVNLWARDRRVASVPISDIGEGLTPFPFVLDLAQDEHEQLLIKQLALGGVTVERTTELTGLTQNGDGVVATLRHADGTTESSPVEYLAGCDGTHSTVRGALGVPFAGGTYEHLFYVADVRARGPAVDSGVNVDLDEADLLAVFDMKGPGHIRLVGTVRGDAAARAERNQLSFDDVARRPLEHLRMEVEDVNWFSTYRVHHRVAKQFRVGRVFLLGDAAHVHSPVGAQGMNTGIGDAINLAWKLAAVVHGESPAALLDTYEPERIAFARRLVATTDRVFAFASKSGGIAGFVRTRLFPMVVSVVFRARAAKRYLFRTVSQIMINYRASTLSEGQAGSVHGGDRLPWAPLADGADNYKPLTSLRWQVHVYGNAPPGLREACTDSDVELHVFNWTSRMQESGFIRNGVYLVRPDGYVGLADQSGRAEVVREYFANRSLKPAARIAARA; this is translated from the coding sequence ATGGATCGAGAGAACGAGATACAAGTTCTGATCGTCGGCGCTGGTCCGACCGGCCTCGCGCTCGCGCTCTGGCTGGCGCGCTTTGGTGTGCGCATTCGCATCGTCGACAAGACGTCCGACGTCGCGCCAATCTCGCGCGCCCTCGGCGTGCACGCGCGGACGCTCGAGTTCTACCGGCAGCTTGGCTTCGCGAACGAGGCGATCGCGGAAGGCGTCGTCATGCAGAGCGTGAACCTGTGGGCGCGCGATCGACGTGTCGCCAGTGTGCCGATCAGCGATATTGGCGAGGGCCTCACGCCATTCCCATTCGTACTCGACCTCGCTCAGGATGAGCATGAGCAATTGCTCATCAAGCAGCTCGCGCTCGGGGGGGTCACCGTCGAGCGAACGACGGAACTGACCGGGCTTACACAAAACGGAGACGGCGTCGTCGCGACCTTGCGGCACGCCGACGGTACGACCGAATCGAGCCCCGTCGAATACCTTGCCGGCTGCGACGGAACGCATTCGACGGTGCGTGGCGCCCTTGGCGTTCCGTTCGCCGGCGGGACGTACGAGCACCTCTTCTACGTCGCCGACGTCCGCGCGCGCGGGCCCGCCGTGGACAGTGGCGTCAACGTCGATCTCGACGAAGCCGATCTGCTCGCGGTCTTCGACATGAAGGGTCCAGGGCACATTCGTCTCGTCGGCACGGTGCGCGGGGACGCGGCGGCGCGTGCCGAGCGCAATCAGCTCTCCTTCGACGACGTTGCACGACGCCCGCTCGAGCATCTGCGGATGGAAGTCGAGGACGTGAATTGGTTCTCGACGTATCGCGTCCATCATCGAGTCGCGAAGCAGTTTCGGGTGGGCCGTGTGTTCCTGTTGGGCGACGCCGCGCATGTGCACAGCCCTGTGGGCGCGCAGGGCATGAACACCGGGATCGGCGATGCCATAAATCTGGCGTGGAAGCTCGCGGCGGTCGTTCATGGTGAGTCGCCGGCGGCGTTGCTCGACACCTACGAGCCGGAGCGCATCGCCTTCGCGCGGCGGCTCGTCGCGACGACGGATCGCGTGTTCGCGTTCGCGTCGAAGAGCGGAGGCATCGCGGGGTTCGTCCGGACGAGGCTCTTTCCGATGGTCGTGTCGGTCGTGTTTCGAGCGCGCGCGGCGAAACGATATCTGTTTCGCACGGTCTCACAAATCATGATCAACTATCGCGCGAGTACGCTCAGCGAAGGGCAGGCGGGCTCGGTGCACGGCGGCGATCGACTGCCGTGGGCGCCGCTCGCCGACGGGGCGGACAATTACAAACCGCTCACGTCACTCCGCTGGCAGGTGCACGTGTACGGTAACGCGCCACCAGGGCTTCGCGAGGCGTGCACCGACAGCGATGTGGAGCTCCACGTCTTCAATTGGACGTCGCGGATGCAAGAGAGCGGCTTCATCCGCAATGGGGTTTATCTCGTGCGTCCGGACGGGTATGTCGGGCTCGCCGACCAGAGCGGTCGCGCCGAAGTTGTGCGTGAGTATTTTGCAAATCGATCGTTGAAGCCGGCGGCGCGCATTGCAGCGCGGGCGTGA
- a CDS encoding VOC family protein codes for MTTVQVRYIVHDVDKAIPFYTEQLGFKLDMHPAPPFAMLSRGDLRLVLSAPNPMGGGGQSMPDGTKPQPGGWNRFAIEVDDLESTVAQLRKSGARFRNEIVTGVGGKQILLEDPSGNPIELFQPTRQEARIDSSSGRT; via the coding sequence ATGACAACGGTTCAGGTTCGCTACATCGTTCACGATGTCGACAAGGCGATTCCGTTCTACACGGAGCAGCTGGGATTCAAGCTCGACATGCATCCGGCGCCGCCGTTCGCGATGCTCTCGCGTGGCGACCTGCGACTGGTGCTGAGCGCGCCGAATCCGATGGGCGGCGGGGGTCAATCGATGCCCGACGGCACGAAGCCCCAGCCGGGCGGCTGGAATCGCTTCGCGATCGAAGTCGACGATCTCGAGAGCACGGTCGCGCAACTGCGGAAATCAGGTGCGCGTTTCCGGAACGAGATCGTGACGGGCGTCGGCGGAAAGCAGATTCTCCTCGAGGATCCGTCGGGCAACCCGATCGAGCTGTTCCAACCCACGCGGCAGGAGGCGCGGATCGATTCCAGCTCGGGCCGAACGTGA